ATCCGCCAGGTCTTGACGAACGTCTCTCCGGGTTGGAGGATTGTGCCATCCGGGATGGATACATCCTTGACGAAAGCCATCCAATCGCAGTACACGACCTGGGTGTTGGGAACCGCTGTCAGCGTTGGCACAGGTGTATTCGTGGCAGGAACAGCCGTCGCCGTGGAAGGAAGCGGAGTTTGCGTCGAGGGTTGACTCGGGGCGGATTGAGTCAAAGCGATCATGGTCTGGACAACCATCGCTTCAACGGTGGCTTGCGGGTCCGGTTCACTCCGGTCTGACTCCAGCAAAGGCATGGCGAAAACGCTGATGGGGATGAGCGCCAGCAGGCACAAGACCATAAGCCCAAAGATAATAATGATGTTGTTGGTTGTAAATTTCATGGGTCCTCTTTTCATTTGCCTGCCTAGAACGACACAGCTGCCTGAAAAGTTCCCCTTCCCATCCAGTACCCTGGTACTGAATTAAAAAAAGCCGCCGGATTTACGGCGGCTTTGGGATCGAAGCAAATTTATATATCCAAATTCCTCACACTCTTTGCGTGGGTCTGGATGAACTTCTTGCGCGGATCCACGGCGTCGCCCATGAGCATATCGAAGGTGCGGTCGGCTTCGGCGGCGTCGTCCACGGTCACGAGAAGAAGTGTGCGGTTGGCGGGATTCATGGTCGTCTCCCAAAGTTGTTCCGGATTCATTTCTCCGAGACCTTTGTATCGCTGGAGGGACGCTTTATCGCCGATCTCCTTAAGCAACTTATCCTTTTCCTTGTCGCTGTATACGTACTTGACGTTGTTCTTGTGCGCGATACGATACAACGGGGGTTGGGCAATATACAAATGTCCCTCTTCGATCAACTGTGGCATATATCGGAAGAAGAACGTAAGCAACAGCGTCCGGATGTGACTGCCGTCCACATCGGCATCGGTCATGATGATGATGCGTCCGTAACGCAAGCCTTCGAGGTCGAAATTATCGCCAATGCCTGTCCCCAGCGCGGAGATGAGCGCCTTGACCTCGTTGTTGCCGAGGATCTTATCGAGTCGTGCGCGTTCGGTGTTGAGGATCTTTCCGCGTAACGGAAGGATCGCCTGGAAGTGGCGGTCGCGTCCCTGTTTGGCGGAGCCGCCTGCCGAGTCGCCTTCCACGATATACAATTCGGTCCTGTTCGAGTCGCGTTCGGAGCAATCCGCCAGTTTGCCGGGCAGAGTCAATGACTCAAGCGCCGATTTGCGGATGACAAGATCGCGCGCCTTGCGCGCAGCATCCCGCGCCCGGGCCGAAGTGAGGCATTTCGCGACAATTGACTTCGCGGCTTGCGGATTCTCTTCGAGAAAGGTCGCAAACGACTCGCCCACCACCTGGGTGACGTAGGTCTGCACTTCGGGATTCATCAGTTTGACCTTGGTCTGCGACTCGAATTGCGGACCCGGGTGCTTTACCGAAACGATGGCAGTGAGACCTTCGCGGGTATCGTCGCCTGAGAAATTCGGGTCGGCGTCCTTGAGCAGGCCGCTCTTGCGGGCGTAATCGTTGATGACGCGCGTCAGCGAAGACCGAAGACCGGTCAGATGCGTTCCTCCGTCGATGGTGTTTATGGTATTGGCGAACGAGTAAACCGACTCGGTGTATGCATCCGTGTATTGGATGGCGGCTTCGATACCGACGCCTTCGATCTCCTTTTCGACGTGAACCACGGGATGCAAGTTCTCGCGGTTGCGGTTCAGATAGCGAACGAAGGATGTGATACCGCCTTCGAAATAAAACGTCATTTCGCGGTCGGCGCGCTCATCCACGAACCGAATGGTCACGCCGCGGGTCACAAAGGACATTTCGCGGAAGCGCTGAACCAGGGTGTCGAAGCGATAATCGATATCTTCGGTGAAGATCTGCTTGTCGAATTTGAAAGTCTGGGTCGTGCCGGTTTCATCCTTCTCGACCTTGCCGACCTGCCTGATCTTCCCCTGCGGGATGCCGCGTTTGTATTCCTGACGCCACAATTTTCCGTCGCGTTTGATCTCGGTCGTCATCCATTCGGATAACGCGTTGACCGCGCTGACGCCGACGCCGTGCAAACCGCCGGAGACCTTGTATCCCCCGCCGCCAAATTTGCCGCCCGCACCGATGATCGTCATGACCACGTCCACCGTTTCCATCGGCTTGCCGTTGGCGTCCTTCTTCGAGGGATGCGGACCGACCGGGATGCCGCGCCCGTTATCTGTTACTGCGACACTGCTGTCTTTATTAATCGTGATGTCGATGCGCGTGCAGAACCCGGCCAGGGCTTCGTCTATGGCGTTATCCACAACTTCATAAACGAGGTGGTGCAGCGCCTTGATGTCCGTGCCGCCCACGTACATACCGGGGCGCTTGCGGACGTGCTCGATGCCTTCCAGCGCTTGAATTGAACTTACATCATATTTCGTTTTCTCAGCCACAAAATCCTCCAAAGCGAGCGATGGCAGCCCATGCTCAAGCCTGTTTTACGGTATTGTTCGGTCTCAATTTTTCCAGCACAGCCTGAACCCATGTATTCATGTCATGATAATAAATGAAACTACCAGCCAGCAGCGCCGTGGTCACAAAGGAGTGACCGAAGATTCCAACCAGGGTCATCCACGAATCTGGGGCGGGGATCCGCCACAGATACGCTAGCCCGTACGAGAGCAGGAAGACCGCTAGCACGAAGAGACTGCTTGTCGGGAGAGTGAAGCGCGTCAACTGGAGGCTGCTCAGCATGGAGGTCAACACATTCTGGCGGTTCAGGAAAACCCCGTGCGCCCAAAAGAACATCGGTACGATGATCCAGACCGATCCGAGTGCGATGAACAAAACGATCAAATTCGCCAGCAGGGCGCTGATCTGGGATGCCACGATAAGGATAAGCAGGATGGGTATGCTGATCGCCATAAGTATCATGTTGCAACAGATGGAAATCAGGATCGTTTGCAGGATCGCCCGGAAAAGCCGGGTGGTATTGATCTTTTCAGCGAGTGCAGCCCAGGCCACATCCCGAAAATACAGTGCGCCGCCGATCCAGCCGATGAACACAAGGATCATCATCCACAAGGGAAACGTCAACACATCGACCTGCCAGGTAACGGGTCCACCCAATGGGGTGACCGCCGTGTTTTGGTTTGTGACGAACAAGCTCGAGATCCCGATGGGAAGCGTGCGGATCAACCCAAGCAGGTTGATCGACTGCGCCATCCCTTCATAAAGGTCGAGCATCTTCTGGATCTCTTCCGCCGGAATCCGGCTTGCCTGCCAGAACAAAACCAGGTCGCCTTCCATGGATTTGAACATCTCGTCCATGCGCAGGCGCGGGCCCAGCCATAACAACAAGTTCAGCAGTAAAGGCAGGAGAATCGCCGTAATTCGCGCTGCAATGGCGTCGAAACCAGCCTTGATGGAGCTGATGATGCCGGGCGGGGGCGGCAGGTTTTCGATGCTTGAAACTTCCATAACTGCGTGATTCTACCATACCGATTCTTGGTACAATGCGCCCATGCTGGAAAGCCGCTCTTCTCTGCCCTCCGCAGACCGCATGGGGATGTTGATCGCTTCGGTATTGCTGACATTTGCCCTCTCGCGCTTGATCCAAACCCCCGGGCTCACCCTCAGCCTGAGCCTGCCCGGCTTCTATTATGCGTTTCCCATCACTCTTGGCTCGTTCATGACGTTATTTGCCGCGGCTCTGACGTCGGCCGGGATGGATTGGCTCATGCACGAACATCCCGCCTCAGAGGACCGCGCCTCCCGCGAGCATCTGCTCCTGCCCACCCTCACCGCCTTCGTGATGGGAACACCGCTTGCGATTTTGGCGGACAGTCAGGCGTGGTGGTCGGGGTTTATTTTCGGCGCAATTCTTCTCACTGCAGTGTGTGTCGCCGAATACATTACCATCGACCCATCCACCCCTTTATATGGACTTGCCCGCGCAGGGCTTACCGCTGTTGCATACGCGCTGTTCCTCGTCCTAGTTACGTCCCTTCGCTTTTCAGGCGCGCGGATGGTCGTGGTCATCCCATCCACTTTCATCGTTGCGGGTTTGATCAGCCTGCGCATCCTGCATCTCGACGGCACCGACCGCTGGGATTTTCCCTGGGCGGCCGGCATCGGCATGGTGTGCGCA
This portion of the Anaerolineales bacterium genome encodes:
- the gyrB gene encoding DNA topoisomerase (ATP-hydrolyzing) subunit B, whose product is MEDFVAEKTKYDVSSIQALEGIEHVRKRPGMYVGGTDIKALHHLVYEVVDNAIDEALAGFCTRIDITINKDSSVAVTDNGRGIPVGPHPSKKDANGKPMETVDVVMTIIGAGGKFGGGGYKVSGGLHGVGVSAVNALSEWMTTEIKRDGKLWRQEYKRGIPQGKIRQVGKVEKDETGTTQTFKFDKQIFTEDIDYRFDTLVQRFREMSFVTRGVTIRFVDERADREMTFYFEGGITSFVRYLNRNRENLHPVVHVEKEIEGVGIEAAIQYTDAYTESVYSFANTINTIDGGTHLTGLRSSLTRVINDYARKSGLLKDADPNFSGDDTREGLTAIVSVKHPGPQFESQTKVKLMNPEVQTYVTQVVGESFATFLEENPQAAKSIVAKCLTSARARDAARKARDLVIRKSALESLTLPGKLADCSERDSNRTELYIVEGDSAGGSAKQGRDRHFQAILPLRGKILNTERARLDKILGNNEVKALISALGTGIGDNFDLEGLRYGRIIIMTDADVDGSHIRTLLLTFFFRYMPQLIEEGHLYIAQPPLYRIAHKNNVKYVYSDKEKDKLLKEIGDKASLQRYKGLGEMNPEQLWETTMNPANRTLLLVTVDDAAEADRTFDMLMGDAVDPRKKFIQTHAKSVRNLDI